A genome region from Cucurbita pepo subsp. pepo cultivar mu-cu-16 chromosome LG02, ASM280686v2, whole genome shotgun sequence includes the following:
- the LOC111787827 gene encoding uncharacterized protein LOC111787827 — protein sequence MVVKLMLPSEKLLLDGGEKLSPEDTTHYRSVVGALQYLSLTRPDISFCVNRVYQFMSSRTSVHCVNRVLACVLQSPALIFLVPSDWVGNPDDRQSTGGYAIFVGGNLISWNSRKQSKVSCSSTEAEYKAVDDAIAELI from the coding sequence ATGGTGGTGAAACTTATGCTTCCTAGTGAGAAGTTGTTATTGGATGGTGGTGAAAAGCTCTCGCCTGAGGATACTACTCACTATCGGAGTGTCGTTGGTGCTCTCCAATATTTGTCTCTGACACGTCCTGATATCTCCTTTTGTGTCAATAGAGTGTACCAGTTCATGTCCTCCCGGACTTCTGTACACTGTGTCAACAGAGTGTTGGCTTGTGTTTTACAAAGTCCAGCACTGATTTTCTTAGTGCCTTCTGATTGGGTCGGGAATCCTGATGACCGTCAAAGCACTGGAGGCTATGCGATTTTCGTTGGTGGCAATCTTATCTCCTGGAATTCAAGGAAACAATCAAAAGTTTCTTGTTCTAGTACGGAGGCCGAATACAAGGCGGTTGATGATGCCATTGCCGAATTAATCTGA